A region of the Ovis canadensis isolate MfBH-ARS-UI-01 breed Bighorn chromosome 10, ARS-UI_OviCan_v2, whole genome shotgun sequence genome:
caagaacactggagtgggttgccatttccttctccagtgcatgaaaatgaaaagtgaaagtgaagtcgctcagtcatatctgactcttagcgaccccatggactgcagcctaccagactcctccgtccgtaggattttccaggcaagagtactggagtggggtaccattgccttctccctatggGGGCTACTcatcttttttaatatttgtgtatAAAACTGAAGCTTCTGGGCAATATTATAGTTTGCCCAAAGGTATATTATAAAGAGTCATATGGGATATATTGAGAAATTTATAAAGAGCTAGTGTAAAACTCAAAGATGTTCACGTGTGGGCCAGTTTTACCCAGCATAGACTGCAGTGGTTCCTGAGGAGCCTGGGTGAATTCCTGTTCTCCTCTTGACCTAGTATTTGGGGCAGAATAtggagcttcatgacccagataatcatgatagtgtgatcagtcacctagagccggacttcctggaatgtgaagtcaagtaggccttagcatcactacgaacaaagctagtggaggtgatggaattccagttgagctatttcaaatcctgaaagatgatgctgtgaaagtgctgcattcaatatgccagcaaatttggagaactcagcagtggccacaggactggaaaaggtcagtttccattccaatcccaaagaaaagtaatgtcaaagaatgctcaaactaccacacaattgtactcctctcacacgctagtagagtaatgctcaaaattctccaagctaggcttcagcaatacgtgaactgtgaacttccagatgttcaagctggttttagaaaggcagaggaaccagagatcaaattgccaacatccgctggatcatgggctttcctagtggctcagatggtaaagtgtctgtctgcaatgcaggagacctgggtttgatccctgggttggcaagatcccccggagaagaaaatggcagcccactccagtattcttgcctggaaaatcccacagactgcagagcctgtaggttactgtccatggggtcacaaagagtcagacacgactgagcgacttcactttcactggatcatggaaaaagcaagagaattccaggaaaacatctatttctgctttattgactatgtcaaagcttttgactgtgtggatcacaataaactgtggaaaattctgaaaaagataggaataccagaccacctgacctgcctcttgagaaacctatatgcaggtcaggaagcaatagttagaactggacatggaacaacagactgcttccaaataggaagaggagtatgtcaaggctgtatattgtcaccctgcttatttaacttatatgcagagtacatcatgagaaacgctgggctggaggaagcacaagctggaatcaagattgccaggagaaatatcagtaacctcagatatgcagatgacaccacccttatggcagaaagtgaagaggaagtaaaaagcctcttgatgaaagtgaaagaggaaagtgaaaaagttggcttaaagctcaacattcagaaaacgaagatcatggcatctggtcccatcacttcatgggaaatagatggggaaacagtggaaacagtgtcagactttattttttggggctccaaaatcactgcagatggtgattgcagccatgaaattaaaagacgcttactccttggaaggaaagttatgaccaacctagatagcatattgaaaagcagagacattactttgccaacaaaggtccatgtagtcaaggctatggtttttccagtggtcatgtatggatgtgagagttggactgtgaagaaagctgagtgccaaacaattgatgcttttgaactatggtgttggagaagactcttgagagtcccttggactgcaaggagatccaaccagtccatcctaaaggagatcaaccctgggatttctttggaaggactgatgctaaagctgaaactccagtactttggctacctcatgtgaagagttgattcattggaaaagactctgatgctgggagggattaggggcaggaggagaaggggatgacagaggatgagatggctggatggcatcactgactcgatggacgtgaatctgagtgaactctgggagttggtgatggacagggaggcctggcgtgctacgattcatggggttgcaaagagtcggacacgactgagtgactgaactgaactgatggactctctgtattaaaaaagaagaaaaaattttaaacgtgaaaaaaaaaagatgcttagaaAGAAGATGTAAGCCATGCTGAAGGTCCAGAGGTACAAATCCTCGTCAGTcactggtgtttttattttttgagtttaCTCTGCGCCCCCTGTGCCAGGTGCGGCTGTGAGCACAGGGAAGGTGAGCTATGTGCTGGAGCTGCCACCTCGGAGCAGGTGCTGCAGCCCTCCCGGGTGATGCGCGAGCCTCGCATCTGTCGCATGTCTTCTAGAAGATGTATAGCTGTTTAATACAGAGCTGTATTATTATTAgctgttagctattattattagcaATATTATTTGTGGTAATAGCTATGTTCTTATTAGCCCCTGCATGAGCCCTTCTCAAGAAAAAGCAAACACACTGTCAGGAACTGCTTTGCGTCTTttgctttggggtttttttgtcaGTTAGAAAATGCCAGAAGGAtaagttttttaatatataaaattttgactGAGGATACACCAGTGCTTCCACAGTCTCATCAGAAAATGTAATATAGCATTTCTAAAATTGCAAATTGTAAGatcaatgtgttcttttttttctagacTCAACACACATTTTGCTTACAAGAAGACCAGTGTTATAAACAGGATAGGTCACTAACTTTTCTCCTTTTATAGCCTGAGCAATTTTCAGACCCTCTATCTATTTCAAGGCCATCTTATATATTATCGCAGGGAGAAGAACCCCCATAGAACTCTGAACAGGatgttccctggcagtccagtggttcagactcagTGCTCCGTCTGCCAGGGGctctggttccatctctggtcagggaacagagatcctgcaagctgagcGGCACGGCCAAAATACCACCTCTGAACACCTCAAAGATCAGATGGACTTCTCCAAaatctttcctcctctctgctccAAGGGCTGACGCTTAAGCTCTTAGGAGACCTATACTACATTATTCTCCTTCACCTGTGAATTTCCAtttgcttgttgttgttattcagttgcccagtcatgtccaactctttgagaccccatggactgcagattgccaggcctccctgtccctcaccaactcctggagtttgcccatgttcacgttcattgcatcggtgatgccgtccagccatctcatcctctgatgcccttttctccttctgccctcaatctttcccagcatcagggactttttcaacGAGTTGTCTGttcccatcagatgaccaaaatactagagcttcagcatcagttcttccagtgaatattcagggttgatttcccttaagattgactgatttgatctccttgcagtccaagggactgtcaggagtcttctccaacaccacagttcagaggcatcaattctttggcgttctgctttctttatggttcagctttcacaaccatatgtgaccactgggaagaccacagccttgattatATGGACGTTTGTCGTcagagtaacatctctgcttttcaacacactgtttaGGTCTGTccttttcctgccaagaagcaatcaccttctgattttatggctacagtcactgtccgcagtcattttggagctcaagaagaagaaaactcagtacttccaccttttccccttctgcttGCCCTGCAGTaatggagctggttgccatgtttttagtttaatatttagtcttaagccggctctttcactctcctgcttcaccctcatcaagaggccctttcattcctcttcgctttctgccattagcatgtatcatctgcatgtctgaggttgttgatgtttctcctgcctgtcttgattctggcttgtaactcctccagcctggcatttctcatgatgtgctcagcgtacAGGTTAAACAggatgacagcagacagccctgtcatactcctttcttgatcttgaaccaatcagttgttccatacagggttctaactagACAAGTGTGAATATCTCATCATCCACAATTTCATTGAAGACTCATGGAGTTGAGAGACTCTCCTCTGTGTTACCTGGCATGTTTTAGGgctctaatatatatattaaacagcAACAGTAACTCTTTAGCTTGATTTTCCCCActattgttttgtttaaaattccGTGTAACAAAACTGTATGCGCTTAAGTCATAAAGTCACTATTAAACAAACGTGGGCAGCTGCTGATGAGTCTGGTCGGATTTTCAACAGTCATTCGGTCATCCAACAAATATGAATTGAGAAACTACCGTGTTCTAGGTACTTGAGATCCATCAGTGAACAGAACAAAGATCCACCCTCCTGgaacttatgttttatttttttttttatttttttttttttgctgttcaaTAAGTTTATTATTGTATTATCTGAAAAATCTTGATAGAAAATTGTGGTTTGGTTTAACTCTCAGCAGCTCGTTCCTGAGCTCTAAGGAAGCTTGCCTTCTTCTGAGCTACCCGATCTTTCTTCTGGGCAAGTGACATTTTGGGACGGTTCCACCTCttctttttaacttctttcttAGGCTTCTTCTCATACACTGGATTCTCTCGTATTGCAGCATGAGCTTTCTTATACATCTCCTCCATCATGTCTGGAGTTACGTTGTTCTTTATGTACTGAGAGAACTGTTTCTTGTAAGCATCTTCATCTTCTTCAATCAGGTAACGCATGTAATCTGCCACGTTTTGCCCCATGATGTGCTTTCGGTGGACCTCAGCActgaattctttgctttctgaatcatAACCAGGGAACCGTTTGGTACTGTGAGGGATAGACAAGCCTCCATCGACAGCTCCCTTTAGGGCCCCAAAAACTTTATTCCCGGTAGTAGTTCTGGCAAGTCCTGCATCCAAGTAACAGGTGAAGGCACCAGGTTGACCATCAATGCTTTCCACATTGTATTCATCACCAGTCACCTCGACTTGGCCTTCATAAATTTTGTCCATACCAAACCTATTAAGAAGCCTGCGGGCCAGCAGCAGGCCAGTACAATATGCCGCAGCATAATTTGTCAGGCCAACCTTCACACCATATTTTGGGAGTTCGTGAGCATAAGCTGCACAAACTATCATATCTCCTTCTATACGGGCATAAGCAATCTGACAAATGATATCTCTGTTCGTTACACGAACTATCATTCTGTATTTAGGAGTGTTGTACTTATTTTTATCTTGGATTACCAATCGTTTCCGAGCATAGTAGTCAGTTTTGCCCTCTCGCCTTCTTCTGaatttcacttggtatctcttgaAGTAGGCCTTGTTCTTGACAACTTTAACAAACCCCATGCTGAGGAACAGAACCCCAACTCCGCGGCTTGCCACAGAGCTGCAGAACCAGCACGGCTCCGGGGGGGAAAAAGCGGAACTTATGTTTTAGAGCCTGACAACAAACAGCAGAGATAATAAACAGGTAAATCATGCAGAATTTTAGAAGATGGTGACAGAAAAGTTGCAATTGAGCAAAGGAAACAGGTCAGAGCAGAGGTGGGAGTCAAATTGCCACTTAGAGTAGGGTGGTAAGGGGATTTCTCTGGCTGCCCAGTGGTTGGGActgtgtgctttcactgccaagggcgagagctcaatccctggttggggaactaagatcccgcaagccttGAGGCttggcaaaaaataataataatgatgataataatgaaaTAGGATGGTAAGGATAAGCCCAGCTGAGAAGGTGAAATGCTAGCAAAGGCTTGAAGGAGTGAGGGACTTATGTATCTTATATATAAATGCGTATATTTGGGAGGAGAGCTCTTGAGGCAAAGGGAACAGCCCTGTGTGTCCGAGGATAGCTGAGACCGGGAAGCTTGTGGAATGAGAAGGGTTTAAAGCAATAGGCAATGAGGGGAGAGGTGACGGGGGCCAGATCGTCATAAGGATTTTCACCTTTACTTCTAACGGAGAGGAAACCCTCGCAGTGTTGAACAAAGAAGAGACCTGGTaggattctttattttattattgtatttttaatttatttcactgCGTCTCGTGGcttgtgggagcttagttccctgacctggaatcaaacctgtgccccctgcagtggaaacgtggagtcttaaccactggacccatgGGGAAATCTCAGGACTCATATTTTAAGCCGATGCCTCTGGAATCTATGGTGGGGATTGACTGTAGGGAAAAAGGGTAGAAGCAGAGAAACCGGTCAAAGGTGGCTGCCTTGAGCCAGGTGAGGGCTGATGGTGGCTGAAACCAGAGTGGGAAGTGGTGAGAGGTAGTTTAGACATATTCTGAAGCAGAAGCAACAAGATCTCCTGGTGGACTGAATATTTCTCAGCTGTAAATAAAAGAAGTGACAAGGATGACTGTCAAGAGTTTTGGCTTGAAGCTGCTCTCAAGTGAGATGGGAGAGGCTATCGCATGATTTTCTTGGGTTTGGGGACAAGGAGAGGGGAGAGATCAGTTTAGCTTTGGACGTGTTGAATTTGAGATTATCtgctatgcttccctggtggctcagatggtaaagcgtctgtctgcaatgcaggagacctgcgttcgatccctggattgggaagatcctctggaagagggaatggcagcccactccagtactcttgcctggaaaattccatggatggaggagcctggtaggctagtgtccatggggtcacaaagagttggacatgactgggtgactgaacaacagcaacaattaaaGTCAAAGTGGAGATGCCAACTCAGCAGTTGAATATATGGGTCAGGCGTTTAGAACGAGGCCTGGACTGGAGATCGGCCTGTGCACATTGCTAGCATAGACGTGGGATTTAAAGCAGTAAGACTGGGCAGCAGTGAGTGCAAGGCTGCAGAGCCAGCAACACACTCCAACAtcaagaggtggggtgggggaggtgagagggaagcagaaagagagaaCGACAACTAAGGAGACGGGGTCCTGGAAATCAAGTGGGACAGTATATCGAGGGGGTGGAGGTGGTGACGGTGCCAGACGCTGCTTGTGCAGAAAGTAACTTGGGAACTGAGAACTGGCTACTTGCTGAATTTAGCGACAAGGCGGGGGCTAGGGGGCGGTCACTGGTGGTCTCGTTGGAGCAGATTTGGA
Encoded here:
- the LOC138446697 gene encoding large ribosomal subunit protein uL18, which codes for MGFVKVVKNKAYFKRYQVKFRRRREGKTDYYARKRLVIQDKNKYNTPKYRMIVRVTNRDIICQIAYARIEGDMIVCAAYAHELPKYGVKVGLTNYAAAYCTGLLLARRLLNRFGMDKIYEGQVEVTGDEYNVESIDGQPGAFTCYLDAGLARTTTGNKVFGALKGAVDGGLSIPHSTKRFPGYDSESKEFSAEVHRKHIMGQNVADYMRYLIEEDEDAYKKQFSQYIKNNVTPDMMEEMYKKAHAAIRENPVYEKKPKKEVKKKRWNRPKMSLAQKKDRVAQKKASFLRAQERAAES